A part of Streptomyces sp. NBC_01497 genomic DNA contains:
- a CDS encoding trypsin-like serine peptidase: MNARLRVGGLAAVLVAAASLACASPAIAVTPAPAAGAAATRVSGHDQRAAAGFWTAARLRAAKDVTAAPVAGRSAPAAAGATAGGTRVLVPPQAAPAVVSRAAHTTPAAPASVAAPASAPTAWTGGGLISTTAGKVFFQNASGGTFACSATVANSDNKSIVLTAGHCVVDAATGEVYHNWVFIPGYANGNRPYGTFTASALFHRDEYVSTGGNANYDFAFAKVSPLGGRTLVDTVGAQGIVFNPATGQDVHSFGYGGSAAEGGGERLNHCEGTEAPDTGRAGSTMWGIDCVQTGGSSGGGFLSGFDTSTGGGYLVGNISVSAGSNEYHPYLGNEALSLYQQAGS; this comes from the coding sequence ATGAACGCACGACTGAGAGTCGGCGGCCTCGCCGCCGTCCTCGTGGCCGCCGCTTCCCTGGCCTGTGCCTCCCCGGCCATCGCCGTGACGCCGGCGCCCGCCGCCGGCGCGGCCGCCACCCGTGTGAGCGGCCACGACCAGCGGGCCGCCGCCGGCTTCTGGACCGCCGCGCGCCTGCGTGCCGCGAAGGACGTGACGGCGGCGCCCGTCGCCGGCCGGAGCGCCCCGGCCGCCGCGGGAGCCACCGCGGGCGGGACGCGTGTCCTGGTGCCCCCGCAGGCGGCGCCGGCCGTGGTCTCCCGGGCCGCTCACACGACCCCGGCGGCCCCGGCGAGTGTGGCGGCTCCCGCGTCCGCGCCGACCGCCTGGACCGGCGGCGGCCTGATCAGCACCACGGCGGGCAAGGTGTTCTTCCAGAACGCCTCAGGCGGTACGTTCGCCTGCTCGGCGACCGTCGCGAACAGCGACAACAAGTCGATCGTGCTCACGGCGGGGCACTGCGTCGTCGACGCCGCCACCGGGGAGGTCTACCACAACTGGGTGTTCATCCCGGGCTACGCCAACGGGAACCGGCCGTACGGCACGTTCACCGCCTCCGCCCTCTTCCACCGCGACGAGTACGTCTCGACGGGCGGCAACGCCAACTACGACTTCGCCTTCGCCAAGGTGTCCCCGCTGGGCGGCAGGACACTCGTCGACACCGTGGGCGCGCAGGGCATCGTGTTCAACCCCGCGACCGGGCAGGACGTGCACTCGTTCGGATACGGCGGCTCGGCCGCGGAGGGCGGCGGTGAACGCCTCAACCACTGCGAGGGGACGGAGGCACCCGACACGGGCCGTGCCGGATCCACCATGTGGGGCATCGACTGCGTACAGACCGGGGGGTCGAGCGGCGGCGGGTTCCTCTCCGGCTTCGACACCTCGACGGGCGGCGGCTACCTGGTCGGCAACATCAGTGTCAGCGCGGGCAGCAACGAGTACCACCCCTACCTCGGCAACGAGGCGTTGAGCCTCTACCAGCAGGCCGGTTCCTGA
- a CDS encoding response regulator transcription factor, whose product MTTTSSQEQPRLVRPDGSPVRVLVVDDETSITELLSMALRYEGWDVRTAADTASAVRTAREFRPDAVVLDVMLPDQDGLTALGRIRDHLPEVPVLFLTARDAVEDRIAGLTAGGDDYVTKPFSLEELVVRMRGLIRRSGAAATRNERLLVVGDLVLDEDSREARRGGDPVELTATEFELLRYLMRNPRRVLSKAQILDRVWSYDFGGKANVVELYISYLRRKIDAGRPPMIHTRRGAGYVLRAAEAGAEPAAARDGRRPGPARDADAADAP is encoded by the coding sequence ATGACGACCACCTCATCCCAGGAGCAGCCCCGGCTGGTGCGCCCCGACGGCTCGCCCGTGCGGGTGCTCGTCGTGGACGACGAGACCTCGATCACCGAACTGCTGTCCATGGCACTGCGCTACGAGGGCTGGGACGTGCGGACTGCGGCCGACACGGCCTCCGCCGTGCGCACCGCGCGCGAGTTCCGGCCCGACGCGGTCGTCCTGGACGTGATGCTGCCCGACCAGGACGGCCTCACCGCGCTCGGCCGGATCCGCGACCACCTGCCGGAGGTACCGGTGCTGTTCCTCACCGCGCGGGACGCCGTCGAGGACCGTATCGCGGGACTCACGGCGGGCGGCGACGACTATGTGACGAAGCCCTTCAGCCTGGAGGAGCTGGTGGTGCGGATGCGCGGTCTGATCCGCAGGTCGGGGGCGGCGGCCACCAGGAACGAGCGGCTGCTCGTCGTCGGGGACCTGGTGCTCGACGAGGACAGCCGCGAGGCCCGGCGCGGTGGGGACCCGGTCGAGCTGACGGCGACCGAGTTCGAGCTGCTGCGGTACCTGATGCGCAATCCGCGCCGGGTGCTCAGCAAGGCGCAGATCCTGGATCGCGTCTGGTCGTACGACTTCGGCGGCAAGGCCAATGTGGTCGAGCTCTACATCTCCTACCTGCGGCGGAAGATCGACGCGGGCCGCCCCCCGATGATCCACACGCGCCGGGGAGCCGGTTACGTACTGCGGGCCGCGGAGGCGGGAGCGGAGCCGGCGGCGGCCCGGGACGGCCGTCGCCCGGGTCCTGCCCGGGACGCGGATGCGGCGGACGCACCATGA
- a CDS encoding phytoene desaturase family protein → MPSMLDAVVVGAGPNGLTAAVELARRGMSVEVFEAEDTIGGGARTEELTLPGFRHDPCSAVHPLGAGSPAFNGMPLERYGLTWAHPELPMAHPFDDGTAAVLARSVAETAASLGARDAGAYRRLVAPFLGHWDTLAADFLTLPPRGLPRDTATLARFGLAGLPPYGWLVRRFRDEKARALFAGLVAHVISPLNGLATGGIGLMFALAAHAGGWPVARGGSQAISDALAGYLRACGGTIHTGFEVKRLDDLPPARAYVFDTSPTALARIAGLGRHYDGYRYGPSVFKIDYALDGPMPWTAEAPRRAGTVQIGPTSAEMGRALKQVYRGSPPEVPFLITAQPTLADPSRAPEGKHVFWVYGHVPHAWTGDLTDAIERQLDRFAPGFRDLVLARATAGPPQLARRNANYVGGDIACGAAQGLQLLLRPKVSFSPYTTPRPAVFLCSSATPPGPGVHGMSGHNAAKAVWRSLRKRR, encoded by the coding sequence GTGCCGTCGATGCTCGATGCCGTTGTCGTGGGTGCGGGCCCGAACGGGCTGACCGCCGCCGTCGAGCTGGCCAGGCGCGGGATGTCGGTCGAGGTGTTCGAGGCCGAGGACACCATCGGCGGCGGCGCGCGGACCGAGGAACTGACCCTGCCGGGCTTCCGGCACGACCCGTGCTCCGCCGTCCATCCGCTGGGCGCGGGGTCGCCCGCGTTCAACGGGATGCCGCTGGAGCGGTACGGGCTGACCTGGGCCCACCCCGAACTTCCCATGGCGCACCCGTTCGACGACGGCACGGCCGCCGTGCTCGCCCGGTCGGTCGCGGAGACGGCGGCGTCGCTCGGAGCGCGTGACGCGGGGGCGTACCGGCGCCTGGTGGCGCCGTTCCTCGGCCACTGGGACACGCTCGCGGCGGACTTCCTGACCCTGCCGCCCCGCGGGCTGCCCCGCGACACCGCGACGCTCGCGCGCTTCGGACTCGCCGGGCTGCCGCCGTACGGATGGCTGGTCCGGCGTTTTCGCGACGAGAAGGCGCGAGCGCTGTTCGCGGGGCTCGTCGCCCATGTCATCTCGCCGCTCAACGGCCTCGCGACGGGTGGGATCGGACTGATGTTCGCGCTCGCCGCGCACGCGGGCGGCTGGCCCGTCGCGCGCGGCGGCTCGCAGGCGATCTCGGACGCGCTCGCCGGATACCTGCGAGCGTGCGGCGGTACCATCCACACCGGGTTCGAGGTCAAGCGCCTGGACGACCTGCCGCCGGCGCGCGCGTACGTCTTCGACACCTCGCCGACGGCGCTCGCCCGCATCGCGGGGCTCGGCCGCCACTACGACGGCTACCGGTACGGCCCCAGCGTCTTCAAGATCGACTACGCGCTGGACGGCCCCATGCCCTGGACCGCGGAGGCACCCCGGCGCGCCGGTACGGTACAGATCGGCCCGACCTCGGCGGAGATGGGCCGCGCCCTGAAGCAGGTGTACCGTGGCTCGCCCCCCGAGGTTCCCTTCCTGATCACGGCGCAGCCGACGCTGGCCGACCCGTCCCGGGCCCCCGAGGGAAAGCACGTCTTCTGGGTCTATGGCCACGTCCCGCACGCCTGGACCGGCGACCTGACGGACGCGATCGAACGACAGCTGGACCGCTTCGCCCCCGGCTTTCGCGACCTGGTGCTCGCCCGTGCCACGGCGGGCCCGCCGCAGCTCGCGCGGCGCAACGCGAACTATGTGGGAGGTGACATCGCGTGCGGCGCGGCCCAAGGACTCCAGTTGCTGCTGCGCCCCAAGGTGTCGTTCTCGCCGTACACCACCCCCCGGCCCGCGGTCTTCCTCTGCTCCTCCGCGACGCCGCCCGGCCCCGGCGTGCACGGCATGAGCGGACACAACGCCGCGAAGGCGGTGTGGCGCAGTCTGCGCAAGCGGCGCTGA
- a CDS encoding metallophosphoesterase family protein, whose amino-acid sequence MTSPRGGARLLAISDLHAAHSDNRDIIESLRPGTDGDWLLVAGDVGEISTDIEWALGLLSERFAKVVWVPGNHELWTHPSDPLTLRGRFRYDHLVSMCRGLGVVTPEDPYPVWEGEGGPVTIVPLFLLYDYSFHAPGTSTKEESLRVAHEAGVVCTDEYMLHPDPYATRDAWCAARVAESEKRLAACDPALPTVLVSHWPLVREPTDVMYYPEFAQWCGTTRTADWHVTHRALVSVYGHLHIPRRTTYDGVPFVEVSVGYPREWRGRTGPRPGLREILPALAGEAR is encoded by the coding sequence ATGACGTCCCCGCGGGGCGGCGCGCGACTGCTCGCGATCAGCGACCTGCACGCCGCGCACTCCGACAACCGGGACATCATCGAGTCCCTGCGGCCCGGCACGGACGGTGACTGGCTGCTCGTGGCGGGGGACGTCGGGGAGATCAGCACCGACATCGAGTGGGCGCTGGGACTGCTGTCCGAGCGGTTCGCCAAGGTCGTGTGGGTGCCGGGGAACCACGAGCTGTGGACGCACCCCTCCGACCCCCTCACACTGCGCGGACGGTTCCGCTACGACCACCTGGTGTCGATGTGCCGGGGGCTCGGCGTCGTCACACCCGAGGACCCGTACCCGGTGTGGGAGGGCGAGGGCGGCCCGGTGACGATCGTGCCGCTGTTCCTGCTCTACGACTACTCGTTCCACGCGCCCGGCACCTCCACCAAGGAGGAGTCGCTGCGGGTGGCGCACGAGGCGGGCGTGGTGTGCACGGACGAGTACATGCTCCACCCCGACCCGTACGCGACCCGCGACGCGTGGTGCGCGGCGCGGGTGGCGGAGAGCGAGAAGCGTCTCGCCGCGTGCGACCCGGCTCTGCCGACGGTGCTGGTCAGCCACTGGCCGCTGGTGCGCGAGCCGACGGACGTCATGTACTACCCGGAGTTCGCGCAGTGGTGCGGGACCACCCGGACCGCCGACTGGCACGTCACCCACCGCGCCCTCGTGTCGGTCTACGGCCATCTGCACATCCCGCGCAGGACGACGTACGACGGTGTCCCGTTCGTCGAGGTCTCGGTGGGCTACCCGCGCGAGTGGCGCGGACGAACCGGACCGCGCCCGGGACTGCGCGAGATCCTTCCCGCACTGGCTGGGGAGGCCCGGTGA
- a CDS encoding gamma-glutamyltransferase family protein has protein sequence MFTTRPTLQGTFGMVASTHWLASQSAMAVLEAGGNAYDAAVAGAFVLHVVEPHLNGPGGEVPIILAPAGGRVQVLCGQGVAPAGATAGHYRSLGLDLVPGTGPLAAAVPGAFDAWMTLLRDHGTLPLADVLRFAIGYAEDGHAPVERIGATVETVRELFETEWTSSAELYLPGGKAPTPGELWRNPALAATWRRLIAEAEDEGGDERTAQIEAARRIWREGFVAEAVVAQSNRPTMDTSGERHTGTLTAGDLAGWSAAYEEPATYEWDGWTLCKAGPWSQGPAFLQQLALLPSSAADLPAYGSADYVHRLVEGTKLAMADREAWYGDADDVPLATLLSKAYNTERRALIGASASRTLRPGRPDGRTPRISAHATAVAAGETGHLPPPRAGAGEPTVAKDGGTRGDTCHIDVVDQWGNMVSATPSGGWLQSNPVIPELGFPLGTRLQMMWIEEGLPNSLRPGRRPRTTLTPSLALRDGVPVLAFGTPGGDQQDQWQLHFFLALVLRARVRGGYDLQGAIDAPNWHTDSFPGSFYPRAMVPGGLTVEGRTDPETVAELRRRGHEVMVGDDWSEGRLCAVARDPGTGVLSAAANPRGMQGYAVGR, from the coding sequence ATGTTCACGACAAGGCCGACCCTGCAAGGTACTTTCGGCATGGTGGCGTCGACCCACTGGCTCGCCTCCCAGAGCGCGATGGCCGTACTGGAGGCGGGCGGCAACGCGTACGACGCCGCCGTCGCCGGCGCCTTCGTCCTGCACGTCGTCGAGCCGCACCTCAACGGGCCGGGCGGCGAGGTGCCGATCATCCTCGCGCCCGCGGGCGGACGCGTCCAGGTACTGTGCGGCCAGGGCGTCGCCCCGGCCGGAGCCACCGCCGGGCACTACCGCTCCCTCGGCCTCGATCTCGTCCCCGGCACGGGCCCGCTGGCCGCCGCGGTGCCCGGCGCATTCGACGCCTGGATGACCCTCCTGCGCGACCACGGCACCCTGCCCCTGGCCGACGTCCTGCGCTTCGCGATCGGATACGCCGAGGACGGCCACGCCCCCGTCGAGCGGATCGGTGCCACCGTCGAGACCGTGAGGGAACTGTTCGAGACGGAGTGGACCTCCTCCGCCGAGCTGTACCTGCCGGGCGGCAAGGCCCCGACCCCCGGCGAGCTGTGGCGCAACCCGGCGCTCGCCGCCACCTGGCGCCGGCTGATCGCCGAGGCCGAGGACGAGGGCGGCGACGAGCGCACCGCCCAGATCGAGGCCGCCCGGCGGATCTGGCGCGAGGGATTCGTCGCCGAGGCCGTCGTCGCGCAGTCCAACCGTCCCACCATGGACACCAGCGGCGAGCGCCACACCGGCACCCTCACCGCCGGCGACCTGGCCGGCTGGTCCGCGGCCTACGAGGAACCCGCCACCTACGAGTGGGACGGCTGGACGCTGTGCAAGGCGGGCCCCTGGAGCCAGGGCCCCGCCTTCCTCCAGCAGCTCGCGCTGCTGCCGTCGAGCGCCGCGGACCTGCCCGCGTACGGCTCGGCCGACTACGTCCACCGGCTGGTCGAGGGCACCAAGCTCGCCATGGCCGACCGCGAGGCCTGGTACGGCGACGCCGACGACGTCCCCCTGGCGACGCTGCTCTCGAAGGCGTACAACACCGAGCGGCGCGCTCTCATAGGCGCGAGTGCCTCCCGCACGCTGCGGCCGGGACGCCCCGACGGACGCACCCCGAGGATCAGCGCGCACGCCACCGCCGTCGCCGCGGGTGAGACGGGGCACCTGCCCCCGCCCCGCGCCGGCGCGGGCGAGCCCACCGTCGCCAAGGACGGCGGCACCCGGGGCGACACCTGCCACATCGACGTCGTGGACCAGTGGGGCAACATGGTCTCCGCGACGCCCAGTGGCGGCTGGCTCCAGTCCAACCCCGTCATCCCCGAACTCGGCTTCCCGCTCGGCACCCGTCTGCAGATGATGTGGATCGAGGAGGGCCTGCCCAACTCCCTGAGGCCCGGGCGCCGTCCGCGCACCACCCTCACTCCCTCGCTCGCCCTGCGCGACGGCGTCCCGGTCCTCGCCTTCGGCACCCCCGGCGGCGACCAGCAGGACCAGTGGCAGCTCCACTTCTTCCTCGCGCTCGTCCTGCGCGCCCGGGTGCGCGGCGGGTACGACCTCCAGGGCGCCATCGACGCCCCCAACTGGCACACCGACAGCTTCCCCGGCTCGTTCTACCCGCGCGCGATGGTGCCGGGCGGCCTCACCGTCGAGGGCCGCACCGACCCGGAGACCGTCGCCGAACTGCGGCGCAGGGGACACGAGGTGATGGTCGGCGACGACTGGTCGGAGGGCAGGCTGTGCGCCGTGGCGCGCGACCCCGGGACCGGGGTGCTCTCCGCCGCCGCGAACCCGCGCGGCATGCAGGGTTATGCCGTGGGCCGCTGA
- a CDS encoding 4'-phosphopantetheinyl transferase family protein → MIAELLPATVRAYDTFTDASGDVLFPEERAVVARAVHKRRREFTTVRGLARTAMAELGVPPAPLLPDRRGAPRWPEGLVGSMTHCDGYRAVALAREADVHAVGIDAEPNEPLPEGVLEAVTGPAERTRIAALLDAHPGVAWDRLVFSVKETIFKAWYPRTRYELEFAEADVTPVPRGGTAGTFGFALTLAAADGPDTRWLTATRGRWTTGDGVLVTALAVPRTSLPAQRRA, encoded by the coding sequence GTGATCGCAGAGCTGCTTCCGGCGACCGTGAGGGCGTACGACACGTTCACCGACGCCTCGGGCGACGTCCTGTTCCCCGAGGAACGGGCCGTGGTCGCACGTGCGGTCCACAAGCGGCGGCGCGAGTTCACGACGGTACGGGGACTCGCCAGGACCGCGATGGCCGAACTGGGCGTCCCGCCGGCCCCGCTGCTGCCGGACCGGCGTGGTGCGCCGCGCTGGCCCGAGGGCCTCGTCGGCAGCATGACGCACTGCGACGGCTACCGGGCGGTGGCGCTCGCACGGGAGGCGGACGTGCACGCCGTCGGCATCGACGCCGAGCCGAACGAGCCGCTGCCCGAGGGCGTGCTGGAGGCCGTGACGGGGCCCGCCGAGCGGACCAGGATCGCCGCTCTGCTCGACGCCCACCCCGGCGTGGCGTGGGACCGGCTGGTGTTCAGCGTGAAGGAGACCATTTTCAAGGCCTGGTATCCGAGGACGCGCTACGAGCTGGAGTTCGCGGAGGCGGATGTGACGCCTGTCCCGCGGGGCGGGACGGCGGGCACGTTCGGCTTCGCGCTGACCCTGGCGGCGGCGGACGGCCCGGACACCCGGTGGCTGACCGCGACCCGTGGCCGCTGGACGACCGGCGACGGCGTCCTGGTCACCGCGCTCGCCGTCCCGAGGACGAGCCTGCCCGCGCAGCGACGCGCCTGA
- a CDS encoding O-acetyl-ADP-ribose deacetylase translates to MAKATLTRVRGNIVEAEVDAVVNAANSSLLGGGGVDGAIHRAGGPEILAACRELRAGPYAEGLRTGRAVATTAGRLPARWVIHTVGPVHGADADGALLLASCYRDSLRVADELGARTVAFPAVSAGAYGWPLRDAARIAVETVGETETAVTEVRFVLFGESAYEAFAEQLG, encoded by the coding sequence ATGGCCAAGGCGACACTGACCCGCGTCAGGGGCAACATCGTGGAGGCGGAGGTGGACGCCGTCGTCAACGCGGCGAACTCATCGCTCCTGGGCGGCGGGGGAGTGGACGGCGCCATCCACCGCGCGGGCGGCCCCGAGATTCTCGCCGCCTGCCGGGAGCTGCGTGCAGGCCCCTACGCGGAGGGCTTGCGCACCGGCCGGGCCGTCGCGACCACGGCGGGCCGGCTGCCCGCCCGCTGGGTGATCCACACGGTGGGGCCGGTCCACGGGGCCGACGCCGACGGGGCCTTGCTGCTGGCCTCCTGCTACCGGGACTCGCTGCGCGTGGCCGACGAGCTCGGCGCACGGACGGTGGCGTTCCCGGCGGTCTCGGCCGGCGCTTACGGCTGGCCGCTGCGGGACGCCGCGCGTATCGCCGTCGAAACGGTGGGGGAGACGGAGACGGCCGTCACCGAGGTGCGGTTCGTCCTCTTCGGCGAGAGCGCGTACGAGGCGTTCGCCGAACAGCTCGGCTGA
- a CDS encoding cytochrome P450, whose protein sequence is MQRPPSPAVPGSFDPWDAAFVADPYPAYAELRSRGHVSYFEPSDQWLVPHYEDVSALLRDRRLGRSYLHRFSHEEFGRPEPAPEHEPFHTLNGRGLLDLEAPDHTRVRRLVSAAFTPRTVQRLAPTVTRLAEELVGDFVAAGGGDLVASVAEPLPVAVIAEMLGIPQADRELLRPWSSAIVGMFELNPDEESARRAVRASQEFSAYLRDLIARRRRAPGDDLISALIAAHDEGDRLTEQEMVSTCVLLLNAGHEATVNTTGNGWLTLLRHPAQLAALRAEPERLLGSAVEELLRFDTPLQMFERWVLDDIEVGGTVVPRGSEVALLFGSAHRDPARFENPDTLDLARADNPHLAFGAGIHYCLGAPLARLELTQSFGALLRRAPGLRLVAEPEWNPGYVIRGPRELRVEITGP, encoded by the coding sequence ATGCAGCGTCCCCCCTCTCCCGCCGTCCCCGGCTCCTTCGACCCCTGGGACGCCGCCTTCGTGGCCGACCCGTACCCCGCCTACGCCGAACTGCGCTCGCGCGGGCACGTGTCGTACTTCGAGCCGAGCGACCAGTGGCTCGTACCGCACTACGAGGACGTCAGCGCGCTGCTGCGCGACCGCCGGCTCGGCCGGAGTTATCTGCACCGCTTCTCCCACGAGGAGTTCGGGCGCCCGGAGCCGGCGCCCGAGCACGAGCCGTTTCACACCCTCAACGGCCGGGGCCTGCTCGACCTGGAGGCACCCGACCACACCCGGGTCCGCAGGCTCGTCTCCGCGGCCTTCACCCCGCGCACGGTCCAGCGGCTGGCGCCGACCGTGACCCGGCTCGCGGAGGAACTCGTCGGGGACTTCGTCGCCGCGGGCGGCGGTGACCTCGTCGCGTCCGTCGCCGAGCCGCTGCCGGTGGCTGTGATCGCCGAGATGCTGGGGATACCTCAGGCCGACCGGGAACTGCTGCGCCCCTGGTCGTCGGCGATCGTCGGGATGTTCGAGCTCAACCCGGACGAGGAGAGCGCCCGACGCGCGGTACGGGCGTCGCAGGAGTTCTCCGCGTACCTGCGGGACCTGATCGCCCGGCGCCGTCGCGCACCCGGCGACGACCTGATCAGCGCGCTGATCGCCGCGCACGACGAGGGTGACCGGCTCACGGAGCAGGAGATGGTCTCCACCTGCGTGCTGCTGCTCAACGCGGGCCACGAGGCGACCGTCAACACCACCGGCAACGGCTGGCTGACCCTCTTGCGCCATCCCGCACAACTGGCCGCACTGCGGGCCGAACCCGAACGGCTGCTCGGCTCCGCCGTGGAGGAACTGCTCCGGTTCGACACTCCCCTGCAGATGTTCGAGCGCTGGGTGCTCGACGACATCGAGGTGGGGGGAACGGTCGTCCCACGCGGCAGTGAGGTCGCCCTGCTGTTCGGCTCGGCACACCGCGATCCGGCACGCTTCGAGAACCCGGACACGCTCGACCTGGCCCGCGCGGACAACCCGCACCTGGCCTTCGGCGCGGGCATCCACTACTGCCTGGGCGCACCGCTCGCCCGCCTCGAACTGACGCAATCGTTCGGCGCGTTGCTGCGCCGCGCGCCCGGCCTGCGGCTCGTGGCGGAACCGGAGTGGAACCCGGGATACGTCATCAGGGGGCCCCGTGAGCTGCGGGTCGAGATCACGGGGCCCTGA
- a CDS encoding APC family permease: MTTIDKAPEGRAEQPRLRRDMGRVSLLFAGVGSIIGSGWLFGALNAAKLAGPSSIFSWAIAAVMIILIGLCFAELGTMFPVSGGVVRFPHLSFGSFASYTMGWITWIAAATVAPIEVEGALQYATKWAHFTDFHPSNGAYTLTGLGYVIAVVAMAFFVALNYFGIRWFARVNNVLVWWKLVVILVVIVGFLVTAFHGHNFSAKEYGGFAPGGAKGIFTAISTAGITFSFLGFRQGVELAGETDNPKRNVPFAVIGSVLLTGVIYVLLEIAFIGSVPKHDLTSSHGWLNLAFANDFGPLAAISSAIGLGWLAYVLYVDAVISPADTGLIYTTVTARISYAMARNKNAPEKLAKATRRGAPLVSLIVTFIVGLIVFLPFPSWQELVGFITSATVLSFGSGPVVLAAMRRQIPDQPRPFRVPGGDVIPFLALYSANLIVYWAGWNTNWKLFVTILIGFVFLAAFEIFDKGRAPKMDWKAGASWVLPWIVGLALISWMGDYDGGRGYIGLGWGFVVNLVLAAIVYFIALRVKLPQARVLEHIEEAREESRIEAEELGSAP, translated from the coding sequence ATGACCACGATTGACAAAGCACCGGAGGGGCGTGCGGAACAACCGCGACTGCGCCGGGACATGGGACGCGTCAGCCTGCTGTTCGCCGGCGTCGGATCCATCATCGGGTCGGGCTGGCTGTTCGGCGCGCTGAACGCCGCCAAACTCGCGGGGCCTTCGTCCATATTCTCGTGGGCGATAGCCGCCGTAATGATCATCCTCATCGGGCTCTGCTTCGCGGAGTTGGGCACGATGTTTCCTGTATCGGGCGGTGTGGTGCGTTTTCCGCACCTGTCGTTCGGCTCCTTCGCCAGCTACACCATGGGCTGGATCACCTGGATCGCCGCCGCCACCGTGGCGCCGATCGAGGTCGAGGGCGCCCTGCAGTACGCCACCAAATGGGCACATTTCACTGATTTTCATCCGTCGAACGGCGCCTACACGCTCACGGGTCTCGGCTATGTCATCGCCGTCGTCGCCATGGCGTTCTTCGTCGCGCTGAACTACTTCGGTATCCGGTGGTTCGCGCGAGTGAACAATGTCCTGGTGTGGTGGAAGCTCGTGGTCATCCTCGTGGTGATCGTGGGCTTCCTGGTCACGGCGTTCCACGGCCACAACTTCAGCGCCAAGGAGTACGGCGGCTTCGCGCCCGGCGGCGCGAAGGGCATCTTCACGGCCATCTCCACGGCCGGCATCACGTTCTCGTTCCTCGGCTTCCGCCAGGGCGTGGAGCTCGCGGGCGAGACCGACAACCCCAAGCGCAACGTGCCCTTCGCGGTGATCGGCTCCGTGCTGCTGACCGGTGTCATCTACGTGCTGCTGGAGATCGCGTTCATCGGCTCCGTGCCGAAGCACGACCTGACGTCGTCGCACGGCTGGCTCAACCTCGCCTTCGCCAACGACTTCGGCCCGCTGGCGGCCATCTCCAGCGCCATCGGCCTGGGCTGGCTCGCGTACGTGCTGTACGTGGACGCGGTGATCTCCCCCGCCGACACCGGCCTCATCTACACGACGGTCACGGCACGCATCTCGTACGCGATGGCGCGCAACAAGAACGCACCGGAGAAGCTCGCCAAGGCCACCCGGCGCGGCGCGCCGCTCGTCAGCCTGATCGTCACGTTCATCGTGGGCCTCATCGTCTTCCTGCCGTTCCCCAGCTGGCAGGAGCTGGTCGGGTTCATCACGTCGGCGACGGTGCTCTCGTTCGGCTCCGGCCCGGTCGTGCTGGCCGCCATGCGCCGGCAGATACCCGACCAGCCGCGCCCGTTCAGGGTCCCCGGTGGCGACGTCATCCCGTTCCTGGCGCTGTACTCCGCGAACCTGATCGTCTACTGGGCCGGCTGGAACACCAACTGGAAGCTGTTCGTCACGATCCTCATCGGCTTCGTCTTCCTGGCCGCCTTCGAGATCTTCGACAAGGGCCGCGCGCCGAAGATGGACTGGAAGGCCGGTGCCAGCTGGGTGCTGCCGTGGATCGTCGGTCTCGCCCTCATCAGCTGGATGGGCGACTACGACGGCGGCCGCGGGTACATCGGTCTCGGCTGGGGCTTCGTGGTCAACCTGGTGCTGGCCGCGATCGTGTACTTCATCGCGCTGCGGGTGAAGCTGCCGCAGGCCCGGGTCCTCGAACACATCGAGGAGGCCCGCGAGGAGAGCCGCATCGAGGCCGAGGAACTGGGCTCGGCCCCCTGA
- a CDS encoding TMEM175 family protein — protein sequence MSDSAVDDQTPDRLITLSDGIFAIAMTLLVLDIRVPPGLDTTEFGSYLHKVLPQFGAYALSFTILAGFWRDQRQILRLALRFDALTLRLALAGLGAIALIPFPTTLLSQYASRPLAVVIYASTVVLVDLLQVAVFLSLWRRPRLSRPISDRAARTILLDRGLSIVVFGATLPIAFVSPRSALWCWLALLPIGHLLARRERKEAAAERR from the coding sequence GTGAGCGACAGCGCAGTGGACGACCAGACCCCCGACCGCCTCATCACCCTCTCGGACGGCATCTTCGCCATCGCCATGACCCTCCTGGTCCTGGACATCCGGGTACCTCCGGGACTGGACACCACGGAGTTCGGCTCGTACCTCCACAAGGTGCTGCCCCAGTTCGGCGCCTACGCACTGAGTTTCACGATCCTCGCGGGCTTCTGGCGCGACCAGCGCCAGATCCTGCGCCTCGCCCTGCGGTTCGACGCGCTGACCCTCCGGCTCGCCCTCGCCGGGCTGGGGGCCATCGCCCTGATCCCTTTCCCCACCACACTGCTGTCCCAGTACGCCTCGCGGCCCCTGGCGGTCGTCATCTACGCGTCGACGGTGGTCCTCGTGGACCTGCTCCAGGTCGCGGTGTTCCTCTCGCTCTGGCGAAGGCCCCGGCTGTCCCGTCCCATCTCGGACAGGGCGGCCCGCACCATCCTTCTCGACCGGGGCTTGTCGATCGTTGTGTTCGGGGCGACGCTGCCCATCGCCTTCGTCTCACCGCGCTCGGCCCTGTGGTGCTGGCTGGCCCTGCTGCCGATCGGTCACCTGCTCGCCCGGCGGGAGCGGAAGGAGGCCGCCGCCGAGCGCCGCTGA